In a single window of the Amycolatopsis sp. cg5 genome:
- a CDS encoding ABC transporter substrate-binding protein — MARKIGIPLVIGVLTLTSCSMFGNDRGSPSVSLERTTLRVGVGNVIDTAPLRLAVQEGRFVSAGLQVDLVEQGQENTALNRLAAGELDVAFASDVALFRAAAGGTALQLQGEAYTAGPNTMALVTLPSSKYPEPAAKKSPTIAVNMLDDLGSLAAKSTLGTAGVDPKKIHFEQHPFDRMADALRDGDVDAAWMVEPYITRAEKELGARILADGAAGATLDFPVSGYASSGMFAQANPKTLALFRLVLSEAQQRADDPAVVRAALPKFSDIDATTASLIALGTYPTTLNGIRLQRVADLMHNEKLINDRLDVIALLPGGDRPK; from the coding sequence ATGGCACGAAAGATCGGGATTCCGCTGGTCATCGGCGTACTGACGCTGACCAGCTGCTCGATGTTCGGCAATGATCGCGGCTCGCCGTCGGTTTCACTCGAAAGAACAACCCTTCGGGTGGGTGTGGGCAACGTTATTGACACTGCGCCACTGCGCCTCGCGGTCCAGGAAGGGCGTTTCGTCAGCGCGGGCCTTCAGGTCGACCTTGTCGAGCAAGGCCAGGAGAACACCGCGCTGAACCGGCTCGCGGCGGGCGAGCTCGATGTCGCTTTCGCCAGCGATGTCGCATTGTTCCGCGCGGCGGCGGGCGGCACCGCGCTGCAGTTGCAAGGCGAGGCTTACACAGCCGGTCCCAACACCATGGCGCTGGTGACGTTGCCCTCGTCCAAGTATCCGGAACCGGCCGCCAAGAAATCACCGACCATCGCCGTCAACATGCTCGACGATCTCGGTTCACTGGCCGCGAAATCGACGCTGGGCACGGCCGGAGTGGACCCGAAAAAGATTCACTTCGAACAACATCCCTTCGATCGAATGGCTGACGCTTTACGCGACGGCGACGTCGACGCCGCCTGGATGGTCGAGCCGTACATCACCAGGGCGGAGAAGGAACTCGGCGCGCGCATCCTCGCCGACGGCGCCGCGGGCGCCACCCTCGACTTCCCGGTGTCCGGGTACGCGTCGAGCGGGATGTTCGCTCAGGCCAACCCGAAGACGCTCGCGTTGTTCCGGCTCGTGCTCAGCGAAGCGCAGCAGCGCGCCGACGACCCGGCGGTCGTGCGCGCGGCGCTGCCCAAGTTCTCCGACATCGACGCGACGACGGCCTCGCTCATCGCGCTGGGGACGTACCCGACCACACTCAACGGCATCCGGCTGCAGCGGGTCGCCGACCTGATGCACAACGAGAAGCTGATCAACGACCGGCTCGACGTGATCGCGCTGCTGCCGGGAGGCGACCGGCCAAAGTAG
- a CDS encoding type 1 glutamine amidotransferase domain-containing protein, which yields MVVPDTLTGRRVAFVVAPEGTEQVELTEPWKAVRDAGGQPELLSTESGSVQAFNHLDKADTFPVDRVIGDASADDYDALVLPGGVANPDYLRTVPEAVTFIGQFFAQGKPVGAICHAPWTLIEADVVRGRRMTSWPSLKTDLTNAGATWVDEEVVVDEGFVTSRNPDDLPAFCAKVVEEISEGKHA from the coding sequence ATAGTCGTGCCGGACACACTGACCGGTCGCCGGGTGGCGTTCGTCGTCGCCCCCGAAGGCACCGAACAGGTCGAGCTCACCGAACCCTGGAAGGCGGTGCGCGACGCCGGCGGCCAGCCGGAACTCCTGTCCACCGAGTCCGGTTCCGTCCAGGCTTTCAACCACCTGGACAAGGCCGACACCTTCCCCGTGGACCGCGTGATCGGCGACGCCTCCGCCGACGACTACGACGCGCTCGTCCTGCCGGGCGGCGTCGCCAACCCCGACTACCTGCGCACGGTGCCGGAGGCGGTCACGTTCATCGGCCAGTTCTTCGCGCAGGGCAAGCCGGTCGGCGCGATCTGCCACGCCCCGTGGACCCTCATCGAGGCCGACGTGGTCCGTGGCCGCCGCATGACCTCGTGGCCGAGCCTCAAAACGGACCTGACCAACGCGGGCGCGACCTGGGTCGACGAGGAAGTCGTCGTCGACGAAGGCTTCGTCACCAGCCGCAACCCCGACGACCTCCCCGCCTTCTGCGCCAAGGTCGTCGAAGAGATCTCCGAAGGCAAGCACGCCTGA
- a CDS encoding nitrate- and nitrite sensing domain-containing protein, protein MSRREKRAPAGGAAGGRWRLRNWHLRTKLFVVLLIPALAVVALVGLRVKSDLDDAKALAELAARGRIDNTVTEVIHQLQRERDLTVRYVAAGRKGDIAELQNQRQRVDMAIGTFDRTLVDSRSRLAANAAESLRLTEDRLGVLTGLRYSSEHSQFPSDAVLRAYSELIAGILDISGASAADIADPELARLRLATNALARTKDQMSVKRAVLADALALGKLTNDRTRALLGAEAEIDSAQRDFRTFANPDQQRMYNDTVIGLVVDLGNNLSQSALTRAEGDGDGDLGGLDPNVWDTSSTYTINLVHQVQQALLVQMQNRTDSLAAGARTSAITDSGIVLAVLLVAGVLSVIIARSLLRPLRVLRRSALEVAEHRLPAVVEGILNAQEPQPENVLRRLEVAPVPVFSREELGQVARAFDAVHGEAVRLAGEQALLRENVNSMFVNLSRRSQDLVERQLSVLDRMEADEQDPDTLGGLFELDHLATRMRRNSENLLVLSGTDLGRIASGAVVADEIVGAALSEVEHYQRIELNPAPEIAVRGEAVNDLVHVVSELLENATRYSPEQTIVTVGSSLTPAGAWRIEIADRGAGMPQAEIDRANKRLESPPEVDVEVSRRMGLYVVATLAKRHNIDVRLAAAEGGGLIATVLVPSGLVTEPPPPLELPPPPPIEQPVAEEEPPAFTPLAPLLSEPEPLMLPTVEETPRRAPVVEEYTPSWPVEEEPEAHHLDADAPTERMPAYQDVLSRWFQAGPPSRPVLAPVDRAGAAPEPVWPSEEAWPTESDVDFAGDNEATSPALPIARTSGEEGVQWPPEPMPILSLSPDAVRERMSSLQGGVRRGRHARGEEDSAT, encoded by the coding sequence GTGAGCCGTCGCGAAAAGCGCGCCCCAGCGGGCGGCGCTGCTGGTGGCCGCTGGCGCCTTCGGAATTGGCACCTCCGTACGAAATTGTTCGTCGTACTGCTGATTCCCGCGCTCGCGGTCGTCGCACTGGTGGGCCTGCGCGTCAAATCCGATCTCGACGACGCGAAGGCGCTCGCGGAATTGGCGGCGCGCGGCCGAATCGACAACACTGTTACTGAAGTAATACACCAACTCCAGCGTGAACGGGACCTCACTGTCCGCTATGTGGCGGCGGGGCGTAAGGGTGACATCGCCGAGTTGCAGAATCAGCGCCAGCGGGTCGACATGGCGATCGGCACCTTCGACCGGACACTCGTCGACAGCCGCTCCCGGCTCGCCGCCAACGCGGCCGAAAGTCTCCGGCTCACCGAAGACCGCCTGGGCGTGCTGACCGGGCTGCGGTATTCGTCAGAGCATTCGCAGTTCCCGTCCGACGCCGTGCTGCGTGCCTACAGCGAGCTGATCGCTGGCATCCTCGACATCAGCGGCGCGTCGGCCGCCGACATCGCCGACCCCGAACTCGCCAGGCTGCGGCTGGCCACCAACGCGCTCGCCCGCACCAAGGACCAGATGTCGGTCAAGCGCGCGGTGCTGGCCGACGCGCTCGCGCTGGGCAAGCTGACCAACGATCGCACCCGCGCGCTGCTCGGCGCGGAGGCCGAGATCGACTCCGCGCAGCGCGACTTCCGCACCTTCGCGAACCCCGACCAGCAGCGGATGTACAACGACACGGTGATCGGCCTGGTGGTCGATCTCGGCAACAACCTCTCCCAGTCGGCGCTCACCCGCGCCGAGGGCGACGGGGACGGCGACCTCGGCGGGCTCGATCCCAACGTGTGGGACACCTCGTCCACCTACACGATCAACCTGGTCCACCAGGTCCAGCAGGCGCTGCTCGTCCAGATGCAGAACCGCACCGACTCGCTCGCCGCGGGCGCGCGGACGTCGGCGATCACCGACAGCGGGATCGTGCTCGCCGTGCTGCTGGTCGCCGGCGTGCTGTCGGTGATCATCGCCCGGTCTCTGCTGCGGCCGCTGCGCGTGCTGCGGCGCAGTGCGCTGGAGGTCGCCGAGCACCGGCTGCCCGCGGTGGTCGAAGGCATTCTCAACGCGCAGGAGCCGCAGCCGGAGAACGTGTTACGGCGCCTGGAGGTCGCGCCGGTGCCGGTGTTCAGCCGCGAGGAGCTGGGTCAGGTGGCGCGCGCGTTCGACGCGGTGCACGGCGAAGCGGTCCGGCTCGCCGGAGAGCAAGCGCTGCTGCGCGAGAACGTCAACTCGATGTTCGTCAACCTGTCGCGGCGCAGCCAGGACCTCGTCGAGCGGCAACTGTCCGTTTTGGACCGGATGGAAGCCGACGAGCAGGACCCCGACACGCTCGGCGGGCTGTTCGAGCTCGACCACCTCGCCACGCGCATGCGGCGCAACAGCGAGAACCTGCTCGTGCTGTCCGGCACCGACCTCGGGCGCATCGCGTCCGGCGCCGTGGTCGCCGACGAGATCGTCGGCGCCGCGCTGTCGGAAGTCGAGCACTACCAACGCATCGAGCTCAACCCGGCGCCCGAGATCGCGGTGCGCGGCGAGGCCGTCAACGACCTCGTGCACGTGGTTTCGGAGCTGCTGGAGAACGCGACCCGGTATTCGCCGGAGCAGACGATCGTCACCGTCGGGAGCTCGCTGACCCCGGCGGGCGCGTGGCGGATCGAGATCGCCGACCGCGGCGCCGGCATGCCGCAGGCGGAGATCGACCGGGCCAACAAGCGGCTGGAGAGCCCGCCGGAGGTCGACGTCGAGGTGTCGCGCCGGATGGGCCTGTACGTCGTCGCGACACTCGCGAAGCGGCACAACATCGACGTCCGCCTCGCCGCTGCCGAAGGCGGCGGCCTGATCGCCACCGTGCTCGTGCCGTCCGGGCTGGTCACCGAACCACCGCCGCCACTGGAACTTCCGCCGCCACCGCCGATCGAGCAGCCGGTCGCCGAAGAGGAGCCGCCCGCGTTCACCCCGCTGGCGCCACTGCTCAGCGAGCCGGAACCGCTGATGCTGCCGACGGTGGAGGAGACACCGCGCCGCGCGCCGGTCGTCGAGGAGTACACGCCGTCGTGGCCGGTCGAGGAGGAGCCGGAGGCGCACCACCTCGACGCGGACGCGCCGACCGAGCGGATGCCCGCGTACCAGGACGTGCTTTCGCGCTGGTTCCAGGCCGGACCACCGTCGCGGCCGGTACTGGCGCCGGTGGACCGCGCCGGTGCCGCGCCGGAACCCGTTTGGCCGTCGGAAGAAGCGTGGCCGACGGAGTCCGACGTGGACTTCGCGGGCGACAACGAGGCCACCTCGCCCGCGCTGCCGATCGCGCGCACTTCGGGTGAGGAGGGCGTGCAGTGGCCACCGGAGCCGATGCCGATACTCTCTCTTTCCCCAGACGCGGTGCGGGAGCGGATGAGTAGTCTGCAGGGCGGTGTCCGAAGAGGACGCCACGCGAGGGGCGAAGAAGACTCCGCGACTTAA
- a CDS encoding DUF4253 domain-containing protein, whose protein sequence is MTIAPFRPVTPIVQTLPPGHWHGRLWVSDEPLTQSSRYLTCVAEYDRTGLWPVLIPRDQRFAVNGEDWIDDRGRLAPAQHKIGLADPAVTLDRWWDASCCDGACLRPFGAKFPGLARRPQRRADPLAEAGNTGSVLAAHAEYRLGLVQTERPADIPAILGWTGMIKFTDQVAELSGVLRSWEERFGATLISLGFDSLELSVSAPPRSQGRALTVAAEHRAFSLPTFAGQPGNLREYAAGLVHSRHWKFSWA, encoded by the coding sequence ATGACCATCGCTCCGTTCCGCCCGGTCACGCCGATCGTCCAGACCCTGCCGCCCGGCCACTGGCACGGCAGGCTCTGGGTCTCGGACGAGCCGCTGACGCAGTCTTCGCGGTACCTGACGTGCGTCGCGGAGTACGACCGGACCGGTCTCTGGCCGGTGCTCATCCCCCGCGATCAGCGGTTCGCGGTCAACGGCGAGGACTGGATCGACGATCGCGGCAGGCTCGCGCCCGCCCAGCACAAGATCGGCCTGGCCGACCCGGCGGTCACCCTCGACCGCTGGTGGGACGCCTCCTGCTGCGACGGCGCCTGCCTGCGCCCCTTCGGCGCCAAGTTCCCCGGCCTCGCCCGCCGCCCCCAGCGCCGCGCCGACCCGCTCGCCGAGGCGGGCAACACCGGCTCGGTGCTCGCGGCGCACGCCGAGTACCGCCTCGGCCTGGTCCAGACGGAGCGTCCCGCCGACATCCCGGCGATACTCGGCTGGACCGGCATGATCAAGTTCACCGACCAGGTCGCCGAACTGTCCGGCGTGCTCCGCAGCTGGGAGGAGCGCTTCGGCGCGACCCTCATCTCGCTCGGCTTCGACTCGCTGGAGCTCTCGGTGTCCGCGCCCCCGCGCAGCCAGGGCCGCGCCCTCACGGTCGCCGCCGAGCACCGCGCGTTCAGCCTGCCGACGTTCGCGGGCCAGCCGGGCAACCTCCGCGAGTACGCGGCCGGGCTGGTCCACTCGCGGCACTGGAAGTTCTCCTGGGCCTGA
- a CDS encoding FAD-dependent monooxygenase, translated as MRETDVLVAGAGPAGLVTAAELALAGVRVTVLEKLPSTSEMAKGNGVQPRTFEVFDLRGITIGGERLPDAVGHFGGLPVPLDFSPWQTKHPRVGNVPQNRIEAALEARAVRDGAVVLRGHPVTAVSQDDDGVTVEAGSTFRARYLVAADGAHSAVRKLLGVPFPGSAGTYVATLTDIRLAAMSDLVPRRIAHFREITRQANGFWSMLTPFAEGRYRFVFGKIGEQAERDTPVTFDEVENALKALYGNETSLAELCVASRFSDATRQLERYRHGRILFAGDAAHIHPPLGAQGLNLGIQDAFNLGWKLAEAVHGDPSRLDSYHDERHPVAAEVLRHTAAQRVFTAPSLTQDVLALREIFTEMFRRPDANRYLTGLLSGLDLRYPTACRVPDLDLVTDDGPVSLSTLLHPGRWLRLDLGSHDVPDDGIKTVRAKTSGEYDGELLLIRPDGYLELASPHH; from the coding sequence GTGCGCGAAACAGATGTACTGGTGGCGGGAGCCGGGCCCGCCGGCTTGGTGACGGCCGCCGAGCTGGCGTTGGCCGGGGTCCGGGTGACGGTGCTCGAGAAGCTGCCGTCGACCAGCGAGATGGCCAAGGGCAACGGCGTGCAGCCCCGCACCTTCGAGGTGTTCGACCTGCGCGGGATCACGATCGGCGGCGAGCGGCTGCCGGACGCCGTCGGCCACTTCGGCGGACTGCCGGTGCCGCTGGACTTCAGCCCATGGCAGACGAAGCACCCGAGGGTCGGCAACGTGCCGCAAAACCGGATCGAGGCCGCGCTCGAAGCCCGCGCGGTCCGCGACGGCGCGGTCGTGTTGCGCGGGCACCCGGTGACCGCGGTCAGCCAGGACGACGACGGCGTCACCGTCGAAGCGGGCTCGACGTTCCGCGCCCGCTACCTGGTCGCCGCCGACGGCGCGCACAGCGCGGTCCGCAAGCTGCTGGGCGTGCCGTTCCCCGGCAGCGCGGGCACGTACGTGGCGACGCTGACCGACATCCGCCTCGCCGCCATGTCGGACCTGGTGCCCAGGCGCATCGCGCATTTCCGCGAGATCACCAGGCAGGCGAACGGTTTCTGGAGCATGCTCACCCCGTTCGCCGAAGGCCGCTACCGGTTCGTCTTCGGCAAGATCGGCGAACAGGCCGAACGCGACACCCCGGTCACCTTCGACGAGGTAGAGAACGCACTGAAAGCCTTGTACGGCAACGAAACCTCGCTCGCCGAGCTCTGCGTCGCCTCGCGCTTCAGCGACGCCACCCGACAACTCGAGCGGTATCGGCACGGCCGGATCCTGTTCGCTGGCGACGCGGCGCACATCCACCCGCCGCTCGGCGCGCAGGGCCTGAACCTCGGCATCCAGGACGCGTTCAACCTCGGCTGGAAACTCGCCGAGGCGGTGCACGGCGACCCGTCCCGGCTCGACAGCTACCACGACGAACGCCACCCCGTCGCCGCCGAGGTGCTCCGCCACACCGCCGCCCAGCGCGTGTTCACCGCGCCGTCACTGACCCAGGACGTGCTGGCGTTGCGGGAGATCTTCACCGAGATGTTCCGGCGGCCGGACGCGAACCGATACCTCACAGGGCTGCTGTCCGGCCTCGACCTGCGCTACCCGACCGCATGCCGGGTGCCAGACCTCGACCTGGTCACGGACGACGGGCCGGTGTCGCTCTCGACGTTGCTGCACCCGGGCCGGTGGCTGCGCCTCGACCTCGGCTCGCACGACGTGCCGGACGACGGGATCAAGACGGTCCGCGCGAAGACCAGCGGCGAATACGACGGCGAGCTTCTCCTGATCCGGCCCGACGGCTACTTGGAGCTGGCTAGCCCGCACCACTAG
- a CDS encoding DNA repair helicase XPB, whose translation MTDGPLIVQSDKTVLLEVDHPMAADARTAIAPFAELERAPEHVHTYRVTPLALWNARAAGHDAEQVVDALTTYSRFPVPQPLLIDVVDTMGRFGRLQIANHPAHGLVMSTTDRAVLEEILRHKKISPMLGARIDPDTVVVHPSERGRLKQALLKVGWPAEDFAGYVDGEAHPIALDEGDWHLRDYQRMAAEAFWAGGSGVVVLPCGAGKTLVGAAAMAKAQATTLILVTNTVAGRQWKRELIARTSLTEEEIGEYSGEKKEIRPVTIATYQVITRKTKGEYRHLELFDSRDWGLVVYDEVHLLPAPVFRMTADLQSRRRLGLTATLVREDGREGDVFSLIGPKRYDVPWRDIEAQGWIAPAECVEVRVTLTDNERLQYATAEAEERYKLASTAATKTAVIKSIVEKHKGEPTLVIGAYLDQLEMLGAELDAPVIQGATKNKEREELFDAFRRGEISTLVVSKVANFSIDLPEASVAIQISGTFGSRQEEAQRLGRLLRPKGDGRQAHFYSVVSRDTVDTEYAAHRQRFLAEQGYAYLIVDADDLLRPL comes from the coding sequence GTGACCGACGGCCCCTTGATCGTGCAATCAGACAAGACCGTGCTGCTCGAGGTCGACCACCCGATGGCGGCCGACGCGCGGACCGCCATCGCGCCGTTCGCCGAGCTGGAGCGGGCGCCAGAGCATGTGCACACCTACCGCGTCACCCCGCTGGCGCTGTGGAACGCGCGCGCGGCCGGGCACGACGCCGAGCAGGTCGTCGACGCGCTGACCACGTACTCGCGGTTCCCCGTGCCGCAGCCGCTGCTGATCGACGTCGTCGACACGATGGGCCGGTTCGGCAGGCTGCAGATCGCCAACCACCCGGCGCACGGGCTGGTCATGTCGACCACCGACCGCGCGGTGCTGGAGGAGATCCTCCGGCACAAGAAGATCAGCCCGATGCTGGGCGCGCGCATCGACCCGGACACGGTCGTGGTGCACCCGTCCGAGCGCGGGCGGCTCAAGCAGGCACTGCTCAAGGTCGGCTGGCCCGCCGAGGACTTCGCAGGCTACGTCGACGGTGAGGCGCACCCGATCGCGCTCGACGAGGGCGACTGGCACCTGCGCGACTACCAGCGCATGGCGGCGGAGGCGTTCTGGGCCGGCGGCTCCGGTGTGGTCGTGCTGCCTTGTGGCGCAGGCAAGACGCTCGTCGGCGCGGCCGCGATGGCCAAGGCGCAGGCGACCACGCTGATCCTGGTGACCAACACGGTCGCGGGGCGGCAGTGGAAGCGTGAGCTGATCGCGCGGACGTCGCTCACAGAGGAGGAGATCGGCGAGTATTCGGGCGAGAAGAAGGAGATCCGCCCGGTCACCATCGCCACGTACCAGGTGATCACCCGCAAGACCAAGGGCGAGTACCGGCACCTGGAGCTGTTCGACTCGCGTGACTGGGGCCTGGTCGTCTACGACGAGGTGCACCTGCTGCCCGCGCCGGTGTTCCGGATGACGGCGGACCTGCAGTCGCGGCGCCGTCTCGGGCTGACCGCGACGCTCGTGCGCGAGGACGGGCGCGAGGGTGACGTGTTCTCGCTGATCGGGCCGAAGCGGTATGACGTGCCATGGCGCGACATCGAGGCGCAGGGCTGGATCGCGCCGGCCGAATGCGTCGAGGTCCGCGTGACGCTGACCGACAACGAGCGGCTCCAGTACGCGACGGCCGAGGCCGAGGAGCGGTACAAGCTGGCGTCGACGGCGGCCACCAAGACCGCGGTCATCAAGTCCATTGTGGAGAAGCACAAGGGCGAGCCGACGCTGGTCATCGGCGCCTATCTCGACCAGCTGGAGATGCTCGGCGCCGAACTCGACGCGCCGGTCATCCAGGGCGCCACCAAGAACAAGGAGCGCGAGGAGCTGTTCGACGCGTTCCGGCGCGGTGAGATCAGCACGCTCGTGGTGTCCAAAGTGGCCAACTTCTCGATCGACCTGCCGGAGGCCTCGGTCGCGATCCAGATCTCGGGCACGTTCGGCTCGCGGCAGGAGGAGGCGCAGCGGCTCGGCAGGCTGTTGCGGCCCAAGGGCGACGGGCGGCAGGCGCACTTCTACTCGGTCGTCTCGCGGGACACCGTCGACACGGAGTACGCCGCGCACCGGCAGCGGTTCCTCGCCGAGCAGGGGTACGCGTACCTGATCGTCGACGCCGACGACCTGCTGCGTCCGTTGTAG
- a CDS encoding BTAD domain-containing putative transcriptional regulator, giving the protein MELQFRVLGAAEVTVDGRPVPLGGSRPLIVLAGLLLRPNQVVSVEELSRWLWDDDDQRRSKGALQTYVLRVRRALGELAPIRTERGGYLIEVDEATLDLTRFRDFAARGKRAAARGELRQAASLFADALAQWRGQAMSNVESDALHRDEIAQLAEERLRVREQWAEAMLALGDYVTVIPELADLTRENPLRERLHEQLMIALYRAGRQAEALTVYREISAVLAEELGLDPGASLQRAHQAILTGDETARVAISADLAAYRLGSEPLIPRQLPADLGAFAGREADLKALWALVPEQPSEGTASSPIASIEGMGGIGKTTLAVHFAHDVADRFPGGQLYANLRGYGPGDPVEPAAALETMLASLGVPADRIPSDLDGRASLWRTHSAGRRLLILLDNAAGTEQVRLLLPGPGCLVLVTSRWQLRTLVARHSAHRVALDELAEQDAITLLAATIGVERAKAECAATERFVDYCGRLPLAIRILAVRADQFPEVPLADFLDDLDTEHDRLGSFDLADGDETNIRAVFSHSYQALDPAAARMLRLLSLPTGADFSAPAAAAIAGVDLASARTSLNRLASAYLLGQPRPGRYQFHDLIRVYAAELSSRFDCEATRAAAIDRLLDWYLSSALNASKILRPERHYRLVGEVDGGSQFGCHEQALDWFDEEEANLVAAVSFAFREERYERCWQLAWVLQSAFIIRARLDEWRSVFDLALRAARLAKNRAGEAGILSGLGVAHGVARQHADSLRYLRQVLEIQRELGAREGEARAQYNLALSAGNNGDQERAYGHALEALRLVRELNLGNLEPDVLQALGDISAEMGDHAKALELADSALAIWRRAGIVEDERFALHSRGKALVGLGRTAEGIGCMRQAVDMFFSRGESYEAADVLAQLGDIHLRLGDGPSARDCWLRAVRVLTELSHPAAEDVRAKLGGLVASFGPPAH; this is encoded by the coding sequence GTGGAGCTCCAGTTCCGTGTGCTCGGCGCCGCCGAGGTGACGGTCGACGGGCGGCCCGTTCCGCTCGGCGGCAGCAGGCCGCTGATCGTGCTGGCCGGACTTCTGTTGCGCCCCAACCAGGTCGTCTCCGTCGAAGAGCTGAGCCGGTGGCTGTGGGACGACGACGACCAGCGCCGCTCCAAGGGCGCGTTGCAGACGTACGTACTTCGCGTGCGCCGCGCGCTCGGTGAGCTGGCGCCGATTCGCACCGAACGCGGCGGCTATCTGATCGAAGTGGACGAAGCCACGCTCGACCTCACCCGCTTCCGCGACTTCGCCGCCCGCGGCAAGCGCGCGGCGGCCAGGGGCGAGCTGCGGCAGGCCGCGAGCCTTTTCGCCGACGCGCTCGCGCAGTGGCGTGGCCAGGCGATGAGCAATGTGGAGTCCGACGCGCTGCACCGCGACGAGATCGCGCAGCTCGCCGAGGAACGGCTGCGCGTGCGCGAGCAATGGGCCGAGGCCATGCTCGCGCTGGGCGACTACGTCACGGTCATCCCGGAATTGGCGGACCTGACCAGGGAAAACCCACTCCGTGAGCGGTTGCACGAGCAGCTGATGATCGCGCTGTACCGCGCCGGGCGCCAAGCCGAAGCGCTCACCGTCTACCGCGAAATCAGCGCCGTGCTCGCCGAGGAGCTCGGGCTCGACCCCGGCGCCTCGCTGCAGCGCGCGCACCAGGCGATCCTCACCGGTGACGAGACCGCACGGGTCGCGATCAGCGCGGATCTCGCGGCGTACCGGCTCGGCTCCGAGCCGCTGATCCCGCGCCAGCTGCCCGCGGACCTCGGCGCGTTCGCCGGCCGCGAGGCCGACCTCAAGGCGTTGTGGGCGCTGGTGCCGGAGCAGCCGTCGGAAGGCACGGCGTCGTCGCCGATCGCGTCGATCGAGGGGATGGGCGGCATCGGGAAGACCACGCTCGCCGTGCATTTCGCGCACGACGTCGCGGACCGGTTCCCCGGCGGCCAGCTCTACGCGAACCTGCGCGGCTACGGGCCGGGCGACCCGGTCGAGCCCGCCGCCGCGCTGGAGACGATGCTCGCCTCGCTCGGCGTGCCCGCCGACCGGATCCCGAGCGACCTCGACGGCCGCGCGTCGCTCTGGCGGACGCACAGCGCCGGCCGCCGGCTGCTGATCCTGCTCGACAACGCCGCCGGCACGGAGCAGGTCAGGCTGCTGCTGCCCGGCCCCGGCTGCCTGGTGCTGGTCACCAGCCGCTGGCAGCTCCGCACGCTGGTCGCACGGCACAGCGCGCACCGCGTCGCGCTCGACGAGCTCGCCGAGCAGGACGCGATCACGCTGCTCGCCGCGACCATCGGCGTCGAGCGCGCGAAGGCCGAGTGCGCGGCGACCGAACGCTTCGTCGATTACTGCGGCAGGCTCCCGCTGGCCATCCGCATCCTCGCGGTGCGCGCCGACCAGTTCCCCGAGGTGCCGCTGGCGGACTTCCTCGACGACCTCGACACCGAGCACGACCGGCTCGGCTCGTTCGACCTCGCCGACGGCGACGAGACCAACATCCGCGCGGTGTTCTCGCACTCCTACCAGGCACTCGACCCCGCCGCCGCGCGCATGCTGCGGCTGCTCAGCCTGCCGACGGGCGCCGACTTCAGCGCGCCCGCCGCCGCCGCGATCGCCGGCGTCGACCTCGCATCGGCGCGCACCAGCCTCAACCGGCTCGCCTCGGCTTACCTGCTAGGCCAGCCGAGGCCGGGGCGGTACCAGTTCCACGACCTGATCCGCGTGTACGCGGCGGAGTTGTCCTCGCGCTTCGACTGCGAAGCGACGCGCGCGGCCGCGATCGACCGGCTGCTCGACTGGTACCTGTCGTCGGCGCTGAACGCGTCCAAGATCCTGCGACCGGAGCGGCACTACCGGCTGGTCGGCGAGGTCGACGGCGGCTCGCAGTTCGGCTGCCACGAGCAGGCGCTGGACTGGTTCGACGAAGAGGAGGCCAACCTCGTCGCGGCGGTCAGCTTCGCGTTCCGGGAAGAGCGCTACGAACGCTGCTGGCAGCTCGCTTGGGTGCTGCAGTCGGCGTTCATCATCCGCGCGCGGCTGGACGAATGGCGTTCCGTCTTCGACCTCGCGCTGCGCGCCGCGCGGCTGGCGAAGAACCGGGCGGGCGAAGCCGGGATCCTCAGCGGACTCGGCGTCGCGCACGGCGTCGCCCGGCAACACGCGGACTCACTGCGCTACCTGCGGCAGGTCTTGGAGATCCAGCGCGAGCTGGGCGCGCGCGAGGGCGAGGCGCGGGCGCAGTACAACCTGGCGCTCTCGGCCGGGAACAACGGCGACCAGGAACGGGCGTACGGCCACGCGCTGGAAGCGCTGCGCCTGGTCCGCGAACTGAACCTCGGCAACCTCGAACCCGATGTCCTGCAAGCACTCGGCGACATCAGCGCCGAAATGGGCGACCACGCCAAAGCACTCGAACTCGCCGACAGCGCGCTCGCGATCTGGCGCCGCGCGGGCATCGTCGAGGACGAGCGATTCGCGTTGCACAGCCGCGGCAAGGCCTTGGTCGGACTCGGCCGCACCGCCGAGGGCATCGGCTGCATGCGACAGGCCGTCGACATGTTCTTCAGCCGGGGCGAGTCGTACGAGGCCGCGGACGTGCTGGCCCAACTGGGTGACATCCACCTGAGACTCGGCGACGGCCCGTCCGCCCGCGACTGCTGGCTGCGCGCGGTCCGGGTGCTGACCGAACTGTCCCACCCCGCCGCCGAAGACGTCCGAGCCAAACTCGGCGGACTGGTCGCTTCGTTCGGCCCGCCCGCGCACTGA